Proteins encoded in a region of the Leopardus geoffroyi isolate Oge1 chromosome E2, O.geoffroyi_Oge1_pat1.0, whole genome shotgun sequence genome:
- the ZNF112 gene encoding zinc finger protein 112 isoform X1, with product MIKFQEPVMFKDVAVVFSEEELGLLGPTQRKLYRDVMLENFRNLVSVGNQPFKPELISQLEREEKLLMMETETQRDGCLGAKSQHNMESSQAVGLGYISPKEPSSRRTWQQSTGGLTRCQDAMKNFQRNISQLQSRGDFPCQVWAGVPVHVPEDENYILTHIEDVSNCIKSQEFPSWRAQHSWRKMYLTESHNHQCRRQQISMKNNFCKCDSTSWITPRNDNLGVHRSEKIYSCHDCGENLTKVSLLNQDLIKTGQKPYSCNEYRKAFSDDSNSEVYQQLHLEGKTHTYSPCGKGCSYSSVLHIHQSVHRRDDCVFESSPLQSHQRVHTEEKPYKCGYGENFSQPSSLNTCGLIHTGQTSYRCNIYEKAFNHSLDLNSIFRIHTKEKPHEYEENGDVFNQSSCLQVYQKIHTGEKLYTGVEYEKGFLCSSNLNIQHRVHMEEIPYSSEECGNNFSLDSHLQDLQIVRTREQPYKHYACGNSFSQNSYLQGHQKIRIGEKAYKDCGNGFSWSSKLKDHQRVHTGEKPYKCNACGKGFSHRSVLNVHQRVHTGEKPYKCEECDKGFSRSSYLQAHQRVHTGEKPYKCEECGKGFSRNSYLQGHQRVHTGEKPYKCEECGKGFSRSSHLQGHQRVHTGEKPFKCEECGKGFSWSFNLQIHQRVHTGEKPYKCGECGKGFSKASTLLAHQRVHTGEKPYQCDECGKSFSQRSYLQSHQSVHTGERPYICEVCGKGFSQRAYLQGHQRVHTRVKPYKCEMCGKGFSQSSRLEAHRRVHTGGKPYKCEVCTKGFSESSRLQAHQRVHTEGRPYKCEQCGKGFSGFSSLQAHHRVHTGEKPYKCEVCGKGFSQRSNLQAHQRVHTGEKPYKCDACGKGFRWSSGLLIHQRVHSGDKFYKSEEYGKDYPSSENPYRNEDL from the exons atgatCAAGTTCCAG GAGCCGGTGATGTTCAAGGATGTGGCCGTGGTCTTCAGTGAGGAGGAGCTGGGGctgctgggccccacccagaGGAAGCTGTACCGAgacgtgatgctggagaacttCCGGAACCTGGTCTCTGTGG GGAATCAGCCCTTCAAACCGGAGCTTATATCCCAgttggagagggaagaaaagctgTTGATGATGGAGACAGAAACCCAGAGAGATGGGTGTTTAG GAGCCAAGAGTCAACATAATATGGAGAGTAGTCAAGCAGTGGGATTAGGCTACATTTCCCCCAAAGAGCCTTCTTCCCGGAGGACCTGGCAACAAAGTACAGGCGGGTTAACCAGGTGTCAAGATGCCatgaaaaattttcaaaggaatatTTCTCAGTTGCAAAGCCGAGGTGATTTCCCCTGCCAGGTTTGGGCAGGAGTGCCAGTTCATGTTCCCGAAGATGAGAACTATATATTGACTCATATAGAGGATGTTTCCAATTGCATAAAAAGTCAAGAATTTCCATCTTGGAGAGCCCAGCATTCTTGGAGGAAAATGTATCTGACAGAGTCACATAATCATCAGTGTAGGCGTCAGCAAATTTcgatgaaaaataatttctgtaagtGTGACAGCACCAGTTGGATCACACCACGCAATGATAATCTGGGAGTACACAGATCAGAAAAAATTTACAGCTGCCATGACTGTGGAGAAAACCTCACGAAGGTTTCACTGCTTAATCAAGACTTAATCAAAACAGGGCAAAAGCCCTACTCCTGTAATGAGTACAGAAAAGCCTTCAGTGATGACTCCAACTCTGAAGTTTATCAGCAGTTACACTTAGAAGGGAAAACCCATACCTACAGTCCATGTGGAAAGGGCTGTAGTTATAGTTCAGTTCTTCATATTCATCAAAGTGTTCATAGAAGAGATGATTGTGTTTTTGAGAGTTCGCCTCTGCAATCCCATCAGAGAGTACATACAGAAGAGAAGCCATATAAATGTGGATATGGTGAGAACTTCAGTCAGCCCTCCTCTCTCAACACTTGTGGACTTATTCACACGGGACAGACGTCCTATAGATGCAATATTTATGAGAAAGCCTTCAATCATAGCTTAGACCTTAATAGTATTTTTAGGATCCATACTAAGGAGAAACCCCATGAATATGAGGAGAATGGGGATGTCTTTAATCAGAGTTCTTGTCTCCAAGTCTACCAGAAaatccacactggagagaaactaTACACAGGTGTAGAATATGAGAAGGGTTTTCTTTGTAGCTCAAATCTTAACATTCAGCATAGAGTTCACATGGAAGAGATTCCTTATAGTTCTGAGGAATGTGGTAATAACTTCAGTCTGGACTCACATTTGCAGGACCTTCAGATAGTCCGTACTAGGGAACAACCATATAAACATTATGCATGTGGTAACAGCTTCAGCCAAAATTCATATCTTCAAGGTCATCAGAAAATTCGCATCGGAGAGAAAGCTTACAAGGACTGTGGGAATGGCTTCAGTTGGAGTTCAAAACTTAAAGATCATCAGAGagtccacactggagagaaaccgtACAAATGCAATGCATGTGGTAAAGGCTTCAGTCATAGATCAGTTCTTAATGTTCACCAGAGAgtccacacaggagagaaaccttataaaTGTGAGGAGTGTGATAAAGGATTCAGTCGGAGTTCATACCTTCAAGCCCATCAGAGAGTCCACACTGGAGAAAAACCATACAAATGTGAAGAGTGTGGGAAGGGCTTCAGCCGCAATTCATACCTTCAAGGCCaccagagagttcacactggagaaaaaccATACAAGTGCGAGGAGTGTGGGAAGGGCTTCAGTCGGAGTTCACACCTTCAAGGCCaccagagagttcacactggagaaaaaccATTCAAATGTGAGGAGTGTGGGAAGGGATTCAGTTGGAGCTTTAATCTTCAAATTCATCAGAGGgttcatacaggagagaaaccctataaatgtGGAGAATGTGGTAAGGGCTTCAGTAAGGCCTCAACCCTCCTGGCCCACCAGAGAGtccacacaggagagaagccATACCAATGTGATGAGTGTGGTAAGAGCTTCAGTCAGAGATCTTATCTTCAAAGCCATCAGAGTGTCCACACTGGAGAGAGACCATATATATGTGAGGTATGTGGGAAGGGCTTCAGTCAGAGAGCATATCTTCAAGGTCATCAAAGAGTCCACACTAGAGTGAAACCATATAAATGTGAGATGTGTGGGAAGGGTTTTAGTCAGAGTTCACGTCTTGAAGCACATCGGAGGGTCCACACGGGAGGGAAACCATACAAATGTGAGGTATGCACAAAGGGCTTCAGTGAGAGTTCACGTCTGCAAGCGCATCAGAGGGTCCACACAGAAGGGAGGCCCTATAAATGTGAACAGTGTGGTAAAGGTTTCAGTGGGTTTTCAAGTCTTCAAGCTCATCACAGAGTCCACACTGGGGAAAAACCATACAAATGTGAGGTGTGTGGAAAGGGCTTCAGTCAGAGATCAAACCTTCAGGCTCATCAGAGAgtccacacaggagagaaaccataCAAATGTGATGCGTGTGGTAAGGGTTTCCGTTGGAGCTCAGGGCTGCTTATTCATCAGAGAGTCCATAGTGGTGACAAATTCTATAAAAGCGAAGAGTATGGTAAGGATTATCCTTCGTCAGAGAATCCATACAGAAATGAAGATCTATAA
- the ZNF112 gene encoding zinc finger protein 112 isoform X2, whose protein sequence is MFKDVAVVFSEEELGLLGPTQRKLYRDVMLENFRNLVSVGNQPFKPELISQLEREEKLLMMETETQRDGCLGAKSQHNMESSQAVGLGYISPKEPSSRRTWQQSTGGLTRCQDAMKNFQRNISQLQSRGDFPCQVWAGVPVHVPEDENYILTHIEDVSNCIKSQEFPSWRAQHSWRKMYLTESHNHQCRRQQISMKNNFCKCDSTSWITPRNDNLGVHRSEKIYSCHDCGENLTKVSLLNQDLIKTGQKPYSCNEYRKAFSDDSNSEVYQQLHLEGKTHTYSPCGKGCSYSSVLHIHQSVHRRDDCVFESSPLQSHQRVHTEEKPYKCGYGENFSQPSSLNTCGLIHTGQTSYRCNIYEKAFNHSLDLNSIFRIHTKEKPHEYEENGDVFNQSSCLQVYQKIHTGEKLYTGVEYEKGFLCSSNLNIQHRVHMEEIPYSSEECGNNFSLDSHLQDLQIVRTREQPYKHYACGNSFSQNSYLQGHQKIRIGEKAYKDCGNGFSWSSKLKDHQRVHTGEKPYKCNACGKGFSHRSVLNVHQRVHTGEKPYKCEECDKGFSRSSYLQAHQRVHTGEKPYKCEECGKGFSRNSYLQGHQRVHTGEKPYKCEECGKGFSRSSHLQGHQRVHTGEKPFKCEECGKGFSWSFNLQIHQRVHTGEKPYKCGECGKGFSKASTLLAHQRVHTGEKPYQCDECGKSFSQRSYLQSHQSVHTGERPYICEVCGKGFSQRAYLQGHQRVHTRVKPYKCEMCGKGFSQSSRLEAHRRVHTGGKPYKCEVCTKGFSESSRLQAHQRVHTEGRPYKCEQCGKGFSGFSSLQAHHRVHTGEKPYKCEVCGKGFSQRSNLQAHQRVHTGEKPYKCDACGKGFRWSSGLLIHQRVHSGDKFYKSEEYGKDYPSSENPYRNEDL, encoded by the exons ATGTTCAAGGATGTGGCCGTGGTCTTCAGTGAGGAGGAGCTGGGGctgctgggccccacccagaGGAAGCTGTACCGAgacgtgatgctggagaacttCCGGAACCTGGTCTCTGTGG GGAATCAGCCCTTCAAACCGGAGCTTATATCCCAgttggagagggaagaaaagctgTTGATGATGGAGACAGAAACCCAGAGAGATGGGTGTTTAG GAGCCAAGAGTCAACATAATATGGAGAGTAGTCAAGCAGTGGGATTAGGCTACATTTCCCCCAAAGAGCCTTCTTCCCGGAGGACCTGGCAACAAAGTACAGGCGGGTTAACCAGGTGTCAAGATGCCatgaaaaattttcaaaggaatatTTCTCAGTTGCAAAGCCGAGGTGATTTCCCCTGCCAGGTTTGGGCAGGAGTGCCAGTTCATGTTCCCGAAGATGAGAACTATATATTGACTCATATAGAGGATGTTTCCAATTGCATAAAAAGTCAAGAATTTCCATCTTGGAGAGCCCAGCATTCTTGGAGGAAAATGTATCTGACAGAGTCACATAATCATCAGTGTAGGCGTCAGCAAATTTcgatgaaaaataatttctgtaagtGTGACAGCACCAGTTGGATCACACCACGCAATGATAATCTGGGAGTACACAGATCAGAAAAAATTTACAGCTGCCATGACTGTGGAGAAAACCTCACGAAGGTTTCACTGCTTAATCAAGACTTAATCAAAACAGGGCAAAAGCCCTACTCCTGTAATGAGTACAGAAAAGCCTTCAGTGATGACTCCAACTCTGAAGTTTATCAGCAGTTACACTTAGAAGGGAAAACCCATACCTACAGTCCATGTGGAAAGGGCTGTAGTTATAGTTCAGTTCTTCATATTCATCAAAGTGTTCATAGAAGAGATGATTGTGTTTTTGAGAGTTCGCCTCTGCAATCCCATCAGAGAGTACATACAGAAGAGAAGCCATATAAATGTGGATATGGTGAGAACTTCAGTCAGCCCTCCTCTCTCAACACTTGTGGACTTATTCACACGGGACAGACGTCCTATAGATGCAATATTTATGAGAAAGCCTTCAATCATAGCTTAGACCTTAATAGTATTTTTAGGATCCATACTAAGGAGAAACCCCATGAATATGAGGAGAATGGGGATGTCTTTAATCAGAGTTCTTGTCTCCAAGTCTACCAGAAaatccacactggagagaaactaTACACAGGTGTAGAATATGAGAAGGGTTTTCTTTGTAGCTCAAATCTTAACATTCAGCATAGAGTTCACATGGAAGAGATTCCTTATAGTTCTGAGGAATGTGGTAATAACTTCAGTCTGGACTCACATTTGCAGGACCTTCAGATAGTCCGTACTAGGGAACAACCATATAAACATTATGCATGTGGTAACAGCTTCAGCCAAAATTCATATCTTCAAGGTCATCAGAAAATTCGCATCGGAGAGAAAGCTTACAAGGACTGTGGGAATGGCTTCAGTTGGAGTTCAAAACTTAAAGATCATCAGAGagtccacactggagagaaaccgtACAAATGCAATGCATGTGGTAAAGGCTTCAGTCATAGATCAGTTCTTAATGTTCACCAGAGAgtccacacaggagagaaaccttataaaTGTGAGGAGTGTGATAAAGGATTCAGTCGGAGTTCATACCTTCAAGCCCATCAGAGAGTCCACACTGGAGAAAAACCATACAAATGTGAAGAGTGTGGGAAGGGCTTCAGCCGCAATTCATACCTTCAAGGCCaccagagagttcacactggagaaaaaccATACAAGTGCGAGGAGTGTGGGAAGGGCTTCAGTCGGAGTTCACACCTTCAAGGCCaccagagagttcacactggagaaaaaccATTCAAATGTGAGGAGTGTGGGAAGGGATTCAGTTGGAGCTTTAATCTTCAAATTCATCAGAGGgttcatacaggagagaaaccctataaatgtGGAGAATGTGGTAAGGGCTTCAGTAAGGCCTCAACCCTCCTGGCCCACCAGAGAGtccacacaggagagaagccATACCAATGTGATGAGTGTGGTAAGAGCTTCAGTCAGAGATCTTATCTTCAAAGCCATCAGAGTGTCCACACTGGAGAGAGACCATATATATGTGAGGTATGTGGGAAGGGCTTCAGTCAGAGAGCATATCTTCAAGGTCATCAAAGAGTCCACACTAGAGTGAAACCATATAAATGTGAGATGTGTGGGAAGGGTTTTAGTCAGAGTTCACGTCTTGAAGCACATCGGAGGGTCCACACGGGAGGGAAACCATACAAATGTGAGGTATGCACAAAGGGCTTCAGTGAGAGTTCACGTCTGCAAGCGCATCAGAGGGTCCACACAGAAGGGAGGCCCTATAAATGTGAACAGTGTGGTAAAGGTTTCAGTGGGTTTTCAAGTCTTCAAGCTCATCACAGAGTCCACACTGGGGAAAAACCATACAAATGTGAGGTGTGTGGAAAGGGCTTCAGTCAGAGATCAAACCTTCAGGCTCATCAGAGAgtccacacaggagagaaaccataCAAATGTGATGCGTGTGGTAAGGGTTTCCGTTGGAGCTCAGGGCTGCTTATTCATCAGAGAGTCCATAGTGGTGACAAATTCTATAAAAGCGAAGAGTATGGTAAGGATTATCCTTCGTCAGAGAATCCATACAGAAATGAAGATCTATAA
- the ZNF112 gene encoding zinc finger protein 112 isoform X3, with protein sequence MMETETQRDGCLGAKSQHNMESSQAVGLGYISPKEPSSRRTWQQSTGGLTRCQDAMKNFQRNISQLQSRGDFPCQVWAGVPVHVPEDENYILTHIEDVSNCIKSQEFPSWRAQHSWRKMYLTESHNHQCRRQQISMKNNFCKCDSTSWITPRNDNLGVHRSEKIYSCHDCGENLTKVSLLNQDLIKTGQKPYSCNEYRKAFSDDSNSEVYQQLHLEGKTHTYSPCGKGCSYSSVLHIHQSVHRRDDCVFESSPLQSHQRVHTEEKPYKCGYGENFSQPSSLNTCGLIHTGQTSYRCNIYEKAFNHSLDLNSIFRIHTKEKPHEYEENGDVFNQSSCLQVYQKIHTGEKLYTGVEYEKGFLCSSNLNIQHRVHMEEIPYSSEECGNNFSLDSHLQDLQIVRTREQPYKHYACGNSFSQNSYLQGHQKIRIGEKAYKDCGNGFSWSSKLKDHQRVHTGEKPYKCNACGKGFSHRSVLNVHQRVHTGEKPYKCEECDKGFSRSSYLQAHQRVHTGEKPYKCEECGKGFSRNSYLQGHQRVHTGEKPYKCEECGKGFSRSSHLQGHQRVHTGEKPFKCEECGKGFSWSFNLQIHQRVHTGEKPYKCGECGKGFSKASTLLAHQRVHTGEKPYQCDECGKSFSQRSYLQSHQSVHTGERPYICEVCGKGFSQRAYLQGHQRVHTRVKPYKCEMCGKGFSQSSRLEAHRRVHTGGKPYKCEVCTKGFSESSRLQAHQRVHTEGRPYKCEQCGKGFSGFSSLQAHHRVHTGEKPYKCEVCGKGFSQRSNLQAHQRVHTGEKPYKCDACGKGFRWSSGLLIHQRVHSGDKFYKSEEYGKDYPSSENPYRNEDL encoded by the exons ATGATGGAGACAGAAACCCAGAGAGATGGGTGTTTAG GAGCCAAGAGTCAACATAATATGGAGAGTAGTCAAGCAGTGGGATTAGGCTACATTTCCCCCAAAGAGCCTTCTTCCCGGAGGACCTGGCAACAAAGTACAGGCGGGTTAACCAGGTGTCAAGATGCCatgaaaaattttcaaaggaatatTTCTCAGTTGCAAAGCCGAGGTGATTTCCCCTGCCAGGTTTGGGCAGGAGTGCCAGTTCATGTTCCCGAAGATGAGAACTATATATTGACTCATATAGAGGATGTTTCCAATTGCATAAAAAGTCAAGAATTTCCATCTTGGAGAGCCCAGCATTCTTGGAGGAAAATGTATCTGACAGAGTCACATAATCATCAGTGTAGGCGTCAGCAAATTTcgatgaaaaataatttctgtaagtGTGACAGCACCAGTTGGATCACACCACGCAATGATAATCTGGGAGTACACAGATCAGAAAAAATTTACAGCTGCCATGACTGTGGAGAAAACCTCACGAAGGTTTCACTGCTTAATCAAGACTTAATCAAAACAGGGCAAAAGCCCTACTCCTGTAATGAGTACAGAAAAGCCTTCAGTGATGACTCCAACTCTGAAGTTTATCAGCAGTTACACTTAGAAGGGAAAACCCATACCTACAGTCCATGTGGAAAGGGCTGTAGTTATAGTTCAGTTCTTCATATTCATCAAAGTGTTCATAGAAGAGATGATTGTGTTTTTGAGAGTTCGCCTCTGCAATCCCATCAGAGAGTACATACAGAAGAGAAGCCATATAAATGTGGATATGGTGAGAACTTCAGTCAGCCCTCCTCTCTCAACACTTGTGGACTTATTCACACGGGACAGACGTCCTATAGATGCAATATTTATGAGAAAGCCTTCAATCATAGCTTAGACCTTAATAGTATTTTTAGGATCCATACTAAGGAGAAACCCCATGAATATGAGGAGAATGGGGATGTCTTTAATCAGAGTTCTTGTCTCCAAGTCTACCAGAAaatccacactggagagaaactaTACACAGGTGTAGAATATGAGAAGGGTTTTCTTTGTAGCTCAAATCTTAACATTCAGCATAGAGTTCACATGGAAGAGATTCCTTATAGTTCTGAGGAATGTGGTAATAACTTCAGTCTGGACTCACATTTGCAGGACCTTCAGATAGTCCGTACTAGGGAACAACCATATAAACATTATGCATGTGGTAACAGCTTCAGCCAAAATTCATATCTTCAAGGTCATCAGAAAATTCGCATCGGAGAGAAAGCTTACAAGGACTGTGGGAATGGCTTCAGTTGGAGTTCAAAACTTAAAGATCATCAGAGagtccacactggagagaaaccgtACAAATGCAATGCATGTGGTAAAGGCTTCAGTCATAGATCAGTTCTTAATGTTCACCAGAGAgtccacacaggagagaaaccttataaaTGTGAGGAGTGTGATAAAGGATTCAGTCGGAGTTCATACCTTCAAGCCCATCAGAGAGTCCACACTGGAGAAAAACCATACAAATGTGAAGAGTGTGGGAAGGGCTTCAGCCGCAATTCATACCTTCAAGGCCaccagagagttcacactggagaaaaaccATACAAGTGCGAGGAGTGTGGGAAGGGCTTCAGTCGGAGTTCACACCTTCAAGGCCaccagagagttcacactggagaaaaaccATTCAAATGTGAGGAGTGTGGGAAGGGATTCAGTTGGAGCTTTAATCTTCAAATTCATCAGAGGgttcatacaggagagaaaccctataaatgtGGAGAATGTGGTAAGGGCTTCAGTAAGGCCTCAACCCTCCTGGCCCACCAGAGAGtccacacaggagagaagccATACCAATGTGATGAGTGTGGTAAGAGCTTCAGTCAGAGATCTTATCTTCAAAGCCATCAGAGTGTCCACACTGGAGAGAGACCATATATATGTGAGGTATGTGGGAAGGGCTTCAGTCAGAGAGCATATCTTCAAGGTCATCAAAGAGTCCACACTAGAGTGAAACCATATAAATGTGAGATGTGTGGGAAGGGTTTTAGTCAGAGTTCACGTCTTGAAGCACATCGGAGGGTCCACACGGGAGGGAAACCATACAAATGTGAGGTATGCACAAAGGGCTTCAGTGAGAGTTCACGTCTGCAAGCGCATCAGAGGGTCCACACAGAAGGGAGGCCCTATAAATGTGAACAGTGTGGTAAAGGTTTCAGTGGGTTTTCAAGTCTTCAAGCTCATCACAGAGTCCACACTGGGGAAAAACCATACAAATGTGAGGTGTGTGGAAAGGGCTTCAGTCAGAGATCAAACCTTCAGGCTCATCAGAGAgtccacacaggagagaaaccataCAAATGTGATGCGTGTGGTAAGGGTTTCCGTTGGAGCTCAGGGCTGCTTATTCATCAGAGAGTCCATAGTGGTGACAAATTCTATAAAAGCGAAGAGTATGGTAAGGATTATCCTTCGTCAGAGAATCCATACAGAAATGAAGATCTATAA